A genomic stretch from Coffea arabica cultivar ET-39 chromosome 10c, Coffea Arabica ET-39 HiFi, whole genome shotgun sequence includes:
- the LOC140016218 gene encoding putative receptor protein kinase ZmPK1, translating into MRIPIYFSKDRLNLENNKLKILAFSSQSSSKLFFVLHAQLAMLGSLLLLLLFWSSAFSFPGAFAYSRLTKGSSLSVENQEDVLISPNGLFTAGFHSVGINAYSFAIWFTEKLSNRTIVWMANRDHPVNGKHSKLTLLKDGNLILTDASKFISWATNTASASFVQILLQNTGNLVLTEKDNVLWQSFDVPTDTLLPGQPLTRYTRLISSRSQNNYSSGFYKLFFDDDNVLRLVFDGPETSSIYWPDPWLLSFEAGRTRYNDSRVAVLDSWGHFQSSDRVEFRADDYGPGIQRRLTLDFDGNFRLYSLDTTTRSWIASWEAMIGSCRIHGACGPNSLCSHYPSSGRKCSCLQGYRVKNYTDWAYGCEPEYQLPCNSREVTYIKLPHVNFYGYNIDILHNCTLEKCEKICNESRKCKGFQYRFNKENGVYDCYPKRAFRNGFISPTYSGVLHLKQPKALALATDQPAKISSLICSSTSIVTLNRTYKKKGERESVRILLWFVPALGLLEMICIVSVWFFLYRSRRTSDKQPYVHLSTGFRKYSFSELKKATINFGEEIGRGGSGIVYKGVLLDHRVAAVKRLKEANQDEAEFLAELSIIGRLNHMHLIDIWGYCAEGKHRFLVYEYLEHGSLAENLHCTVIDSKMRFEIALGTAKGLAYLHEECLEWVLHCDIKPQNVLLDSNYHPKLADFGLSKLLRRAEVNDLSFSKIRGTRGYMAPEWIGNLPITSKVDVYSYGVVLLEMVTGRSPKMHVQTFGVGGEMVEKTLIEWVREMVKGDSEITSWIDEILDPLLDNTQCDKGKMALLVRVALHCVEEDRKVRPTMRQVVEMLLH; encoded by the coding sequence ATGCGAATTCCTATATATTTCTCAAAAGATcgactaaatttggaaaataacaaactaaaaatcCTTGCTTTTAGCTCTCAGAGTTCCTCCAAGCTTTTCTTTGTGCTCCATGCACAGTTAGCCATGTTAGGCAGTCTTCTACTATTGCTGTTGTTCTGGTCGTCTGCTTTTTCATTTCCAGGAGCTTTTGCATATAGTCGGTTGACGAAGGGCTCATCTCTATCGGTCGAAAACCAAGAGGACGTTTTGATTTCTCCAAATGGTCTATTCACGGCTGGGTTCCACTCTGTTGGCATCAATGCTTACTCTTTTGCAATTTGGTTTACTGAAAAGCTAAGTAATCGCACTATAGTGTGGATGGCTAACCGAGACCACCCTGTAAATGGAAAACACTCGAAGCTCACTCTACTCAAGGATGGTAATCTCATCTTAACTGATGCCAGTAAGTTCATTTCTTGGGCGACCAACACAGCTTCAGCTTCTTTTGTTCAGATACTCCTTCAAAACACTGGAAACCTTGTCCTGACAGAAAAGGATAATGTTCTGTGGCAGAGTTTTGATGTTCCTACGGACACTCTTCTCCCGGGACAACCTTTAACTAGGTACACGAGGCTAATTTCATCAAGGAGCCAAAATAATTACTCTTCAGGTTTCTATAAGCTTTTCTTTGATGATGATAATGTCCTACGTCTGGTTTTCGATGGCCCTGAGACATCTAGCATCTATTGGCCTGACCCTTGGTTGTTAAGCTTTGAAGCCGGAAGAACAAGGTACAATGACAGCAGGGTTGCGGTACTCGATTCATGGGGTCACTTCCAATCATCTGATCGAGTTGAGTTCAGGGCTGATGATTATGGTCCTGGCATACAGAGAAGGTTGACCCTTGATTTTGATGGTAACTTCCGTTTATACAGCCTTGATACCACTACAAGGAGTTGGATTGCTTCATGGGAAGCTATGATTGGATCATGCAGGATTCATGGTGCTTGTGGTCCCAACAGTTTGTGCAGCCATTATCCTAGTAGTGGCAGAAAGTGTTCTTGTCTTCAAGGATACAGAgttaaaaattacactgactGGGCTTATGGATGTGAGCCTGAGTATCAGCTGCCATGCAACAGCAGAGAGGTAACATATATCAAGCTTCCTCATGTTAATTTCTATGGATATAATATTGACATTTTGCACAACTGTACATTGGAAAAATGTGAGAAGATATGCAATGAATCACGCAAGTGCAAAGGATTCCAATACAGATTCAACAAGGAAAACGGAGTGTATGATTGTTATCCTAAAAGAGCTTTTCGTAATGGATTTATATCGCCTACTTACAGTGGAGTGCTTCATTTGAAACAGCCTAAGGCCCTTGCACTCGCCACTGACCAGCCAGCAAAAATATCCAGCTTAATTTGCTCAAGTACAAGCATTGTAACATTGAACAGGACTTACAAGAAGAAAGGTGAGAGGGAATCAGTAAGAATTCTGCTCTGGTTTGTCCCTGCTCTGGGATTGCTTGAGATGATCTGCATTGTTTCAGTATGGTTTTTCTTGTATAGATCTCGCAGGACCTCAGATAAGCAACCTTACGTGCATTTGTCAACAGGATTCAGAAAATACTCCTTTAGTGAGCTAAAGAAAGCTACTATAAATTTTGGTGAAGAGATAGGACGAGGGGGTAGTGGGATAGTGTATAAAGGTGTGCTGTTGGATCATCGTGTGGCAGCAGTTAAGCGACTCAAGGAAGCTAACCAAGATGAAGCAGAATTTTTAGCAGAGTTGAGCATTATTGGGAGGCTTAACCACATGCACTTGATAGATATATGGGGATACTGTGCAGAGGGAAAACACCGGTTTTTGGTGTATGAGTACTTGGAGCACGGTTCCTTAGCCGAAAACTTGCATTGTACTGTGATTGACTCGAAGATGAGGTTTGAAATTGCTCTAGGCACTGCAAAAGGCCTTGCTTATTTACACGAAGAGTGCTTGGAGTGGGTTTTGCACTGTGATATAAAGCCTCAGAATGTACTTTTGGACTCCAACTATCACCCAAAGCTAGCAGATTTTGGACTTTCAAAGCTATTGAGGAGAGCTGAGGTTAATGATTTGAGCTTTTCAAAGATCAGGGGAACCAGAGGCTACATGGCTCCTGAATGGATTGGCAATCTTCCCATCACTTCAAAAGTTGATGTTTACAGTTACGGAGTGGTCCTGCTGGAGATGGTGACTGGAAGGAGCCCCAAAATGCACGTTCAAACATTTGGTGTCGGAGGAGAAATGGTCGAGAAAACATTGATTGAGTGGGTTAGGGAAATGGTAAAGGGAGATAGTGAAATTACATCCTGGATTGATGAAATATTAGACCCCTTGCTGGACAATACTCAATGTGATAAAGGAAAAATGGCATTACTAGTTAGGGTTGCTTTACATTGTGTTGAGGAAGATAGAAAAGTTAGGCCAACCATGAGGCAGGTTGTAGAGATGCTTCTCCACTAA
- the LOC113713589 gene encoding protein MRG1-like isoform X1 has translation MRGSENVAAEDSTTISDDGGATTVTYNDIEDSKEHEKAVDLPPNPPQHPPTQPQASPYQEGELVLAYHNQRVYPAKIMKVDLLLNEWRYSVHYPGWKKSWDEVVGMDRLMKYTEENRQKQQEHNKKQEMESNAKPGSKQKILTGYSGLTTAGARGKKRRSGSVQMEKAMLLTEKRVNIHIPPGLKKLLVHDWECVTHLGKLVKLPSSPNVDEVLSKYYDYRLKKDDGDGCRLTGSVGEVVNGLRRYFDKALPAMLLYKNERQQYEEAITDNIAPSAVYGAEHLLRLFVKLPDILHSGDIEDTILLELQEYLVDFLKFLQKNQSSFFAAAQQSTEISDLTIKKQEA, from the exons ATGAGAGGCTCAGAAAACGTGGCTGCGGAAGATTCCACCACCATATCAGATGATGGCGGAGCCACCACCGTCACCTATAACGACATTGAAGACAGCAAAGAACACGAAAAAGCCGTGGACTTGCCACCCAACCCGCCCCAACACCCGCCCACGCAGCCGCAGGCCAGTCCCTACCAAGAAGGAGAACTAGTCCTTGCTTATCATAACCAACGTGTCTACCCTGCCAAG ATAATGAAGGTTGATCTCTTACTGAATGAATGGAGGTATTCAGTGCATTATCCC GGGTGGAAAAAAAG TTGGGATGAAGTGGTAGGCATGGATCGCTTGATGAAATATACTGAAGAGAATCGACAAAAACAGCAGGAACACAACAAAAAGCAAGAAATGGAGAGCAATGCCAAGCCGGGGAGCAAACAGAAAATTTTGACTG GCTATTCTGGTTTGACCACTGCAGGTGCAAGAGGCAAGAAGCGAAGAAGTGGATCAGTTCAAATG GAGAAAGCAATGCTTTTGACAGAAAAGCGGGTGAATATCCATATTCCACCTGGATTAAAGAAACTGCTTGTTCATGATTGGGAATGTGTTACACACTTGGGCAAG CTAGTCAAACTTCCTAGCTCTCCAAATGTTGATGAAGTCTTGAGCAAGTATTATGATTACCGGCTCAAGAAGGACGATGG GGATGGATGCAGGTTAACTGGTTCTGTTGGAGAAGTAGTCAATGGTTTGCGTCGCTACTTCGATAAAGCTTTGCCTGCAATGCTGCTTTACAAGAATGAGCGGCAGCAATATGAAGAAGCAATAACAGATAATATTGCCCCTTCAGCTGTATATGGAGCTGAACATTTGTTGAGGCTATTTG TTAAATTGCCCGATATATTACACAGCGGTGATATTGAGGACACAATACTATTAGAGTTGCAAGAATACTTGGTGGACTTTCTCAA GTTCCTTCAGAAGAACCAAAGTAGTTTCTTTGCTGCTGCTCAGCAATCCACAGAAATCTCTGATTTAACCATTAAGAAACAAGAGGCCTGA
- the LOC113713589 gene encoding protein MRG1-like isoform X2 yields MRGSENVAAEDSTTISDDGGATTVTYNDIEDSKEHEKAVDLPPNPPQHPPTQPQASPYQEGELVLAYHNQRVYPAKIMKVDLLLNEWRYSVHYPGWKKSWDEVVGMDRLMKYTEENRQKQQEHNKKQEMESNAKPGSKQKILTGARGKKRRSGSVQMEKAMLLTEKRVNIHIPPGLKKLLVHDWECVTHLGKLVKLPSSPNVDEVLSKYYDYRLKKDDGDGCRLTGSVGEVVNGLRRYFDKALPAMLLYKNERQQYEEAITDNIAPSAVYGAEHLLRLFVKLPDILHSGDIEDTILLELQEYLVDFLKFLQKNQSSFFAAAQQSTEISDLTIKKQEA; encoded by the exons ATGAGAGGCTCAGAAAACGTGGCTGCGGAAGATTCCACCACCATATCAGATGATGGCGGAGCCACCACCGTCACCTATAACGACATTGAAGACAGCAAAGAACACGAAAAAGCCGTGGACTTGCCACCCAACCCGCCCCAACACCCGCCCACGCAGCCGCAGGCCAGTCCCTACCAAGAAGGAGAACTAGTCCTTGCTTATCATAACCAACGTGTCTACCCTGCCAAG ATAATGAAGGTTGATCTCTTACTGAATGAATGGAGGTATTCAGTGCATTATCCC GGGTGGAAAAAAAG TTGGGATGAAGTGGTAGGCATGGATCGCTTGATGAAATATACTGAAGAGAATCGACAAAAACAGCAGGAACACAACAAAAAGCAAGAAATGGAGAGCAATGCCAAGCCGGGGAGCAAACAGAAAATTTTGACTG GTGCAAGAGGCAAGAAGCGAAGAAGTGGATCAGTTCAAATG GAGAAAGCAATGCTTTTGACAGAAAAGCGGGTGAATATCCATATTCCACCTGGATTAAAGAAACTGCTTGTTCATGATTGGGAATGTGTTACACACTTGGGCAAG CTAGTCAAACTTCCTAGCTCTCCAAATGTTGATGAAGTCTTGAGCAAGTATTATGATTACCGGCTCAAGAAGGACGATGG GGATGGATGCAGGTTAACTGGTTCTGTTGGAGAAGTAGTCAATGGTTTGCGTCGCTACTTCGATAAAGCTTTGCCTGCAATGCTGCTTTACAAGAATGAGCGGCAGCAATATGAAGAAGCAATAACAGATAATATTGCCCCTTCAGCTGTATATGGAGCTGAACATTTGTTGAGGCTATTTG TTAAATTGCCCGATATATTACACAGCGGTGATATTGAGGACACAATACTATTAGAGTTGCAAGAATACTTGGTGGACTTTCTCAA GTTCCTTCAGAAGAACCAAAGTAGTTTCTTTGCTGCTGCTCAGCAATCCACAGAAATCTCTGATTTAACCATTAAGAAACAAGAGGCCTGA
- the LOC113713589 gene encoding protein MRG1-like isoform X3, giving the protein MNGGIQCIIPGGKKGEFRICWDEVVGMDRLMKYTEENRQKQQEHNKKQEMESNAKPGSKQKILTGYSGLTTAGARGKKRRSGSVQMEKAMLLTEKRVNIHIPPGLKKLLVHDWECVTHLGKLVKLPSSPNVDEVLSKYYDYRLKKDDGDGCRLTGSVGEVVNGLRRYFDKALPAMLLYKNERQQYEEAITDNIAPSAVYGAEHLLRLFVKLPDILHSGDIEDTILLELQEYLVDFLKFLQKNQSSFFAAAQQSTEISDLTIKKQEA; this is encoded by the exons ATGAATGGAGGTATTCAGTGCATTATCCC GGGTGGAAAAAAAGGTGAGTTCAGAATTTG TTGGGATGAAGTGGTAGGCATGGATCGCTTGATGAAATATACTGAAGAGAATCGACAAAAACAGCAGGAACACAACAAAAAGCAAGAAATGGAGAGCAATGCCAAGCCGGGGAGCAAACAGAAAATTTTGACTG GCTATTCTGGTTTGACCACTGCAGGTGCAAGAGGCAAGAAGCGAAGAAGTGGATCAGTTCAAATG GAGAAAGCAATGCTTTTGACAGAAAAGCGGGTGAATATCCATATTCCACCTGGATTAAAGAAACTGCTTGTTCATGATTGGGAATGTGTTACACACTTGGGCAAG CTAGTCAAACTTCCTAGCTCTCCAAATGTTGATGAAGTCTTGAGCAAGTATTATGATTACCGGCTCAAGAAGGACGATGG GGATGGATGCAGGTTAACTGGTTCTGTTGGAGAAGTAGTCAATGGTTTGCGTCGCTACTTCGATAAAGCTTTGCCTGCAATGCTGCTTTACAAGAATGAGCGGCAGCAATATGAAGAAGCAATAACAGATAATATTGCCCCTTCAGCTGTATATGGAGCTGAACATTTGTTGAGGCTATTTG TTAAATTGCCCGATATATTACACAGCGGTGATATTGAGGACACAATACTATTAGAGTTGCAAGAATACTTGGTGGACTTTCTCAA GTTCCTTCAGAAGAACCAAAGTAGTTTCTTTGCTGCTGCTCAGCAATCCACAGAAATCTCTGATTTAACCATTAAGAAACAAGAGGCCTGA